Proteins from a genomic interval of Corvus moneduloides isolate bCorMon1 chromosome 6, bCorMon1.pri, whole genome shotgun sequence:
- the TMEM251 gene encoding transmembrane protein 251, with protein sequence MMNFRQRMGWIGVGLYLLASAAAFYYVFEINETYNKLALEHIQQHPKEPQEGTTWTHSLKVRLLSLPFWLWTIIFLIPYLQMFLFLYSCTRADPKTVGYCIIPICLAVICNRHQTFVKASNQISRLQLIDT encoded by the coding sequence ATGATGAACTTCCGCCAGAGGATGGGCTGGATTGGTGTGGGGCTGTACTTGTTAGCAAGTGCTGCGGCTTTTTATTACGTCTTTGAAATCAATGAGACTTACAACAAACTAGCACTGGAGCACATTCAGCAACACCCCAAGGAACCACAGGAAGGAACCACATGGACACACTCCTTAAAAGTACGACTGCTATCCTTGCCGTTTTGGCTGTGGactataatatttttaataccGTATTTACAGATGTTCTTGTTCCTCTATTCCTGTACAAGAGCTGACCCCAAAACTGTTGGGTATTGCATCATTCCTATCTGCTTGGCTGTTATTTGCAATCGTCACCAAACATTTGTGAAGGCCTCTAATCAGATCAGTAGATTACAACTGATTGACACTTAG
- the GON7 gene encoding EKC/KEOPS complex subunit GON7: MAEPVAGTEPGLRQDLVAELRGRDGRTRTVRVPYPVAEEGEAAQLRGLRRALSELQERVVEMLAPLVQEERAAAGGARRGDGGDDDDYDDDEEDQGEDENNVDTAASGDDPPLKRTKVQQP; this comes from the exons ATGGCGGAGCCTGTGGCGGGGACGGAGCCGGGCCTGCGTCAGGATCTGGTGGCGGAGCTGCGGGGCCGCGACGGGCGGACGCGGACGGTGCGCGTGCCATACCCGGTGGCGGAGGAGGGCGAGGCCGCCCAGCTGCGCGGGCTCCGGCGGGCCCTGAGCGAGCTGCAGGAGCGGGTGGTGGAGATGCTGGCCCcgctggtgcaggaggagcgggcggcggcgggcggcgcgcgGCGCG GTGATGGCGGAGATGACGACGACTACGATGACGACGAGGAGGATCAAGGCGAAGACGAAAACAACGTGGACACGGCAGCGAGCGGCGATGATCCTCCCCTGAAGCGGACGAAGGTGCAGCAGCCGTGA